A stretch of DNA from Micromonospora peucetia:
AACGCCCGACACTCCCACCCCCCGCCTGACCCACCCACCCCAGCCCCAGCCCCAGCCCCAGCCCCAGCCCCAGCCCCGGTGATCATGAGGTTAGCGGCGAAGTCGATCTCCATTACCGCCGCCAACCTCATGATCAACCCACATCGGACGGGCGGGGGCGGGAGGCGGGGCGGGGCGGGCGGGGCGGGCGGGAGCGGGGCGGGGAGGCGGGGGTCAGTGGGAGGGGGAAAGGTGGGTGGTGAACCAGTCGGCGGCGCGGCGGGCGACCTGTTCCAGGGTGCCGGGCTCTTCGAAGAGGTGGGTCGCCCCGGGGATCACCGTCAGCTCGGCGGTGTCCGGCAGCGCCTCCTGCGCCTGCTCGTTGAGCGTGATCACCTGCTCGTCCAGACCGCCGACCAGCAGCAGCGTGGGCGCGCGCACCTGGCCGAGGGCCGGGCCGGCCAGGTCGGGACGGCCGCCCCGGGAAACCACCGCGCCGACGAGTTCCGGTCGGGCCGCCGCCGCTACCAGGGCGGCGGCGGCCCCGGTGCTGGCCCCGAACAGTCCGATCGGCACCGCGCCGAAGGGCCGCTCCGCCGCCAGCCAGTCCACGATCGCGGCGAGACGACCGGCGAGCAGCGGGATGTCGAAGCGCAACTCGGCCGTCCGGGCGTCCACCCGGTCCTCAGCCGGGGTCAGCAGGTCGACCAGCACGGTGCCGAGGGCGCCACGGTTGAGGACGTGCGCCACGGCCGTGTTACGCGGGCTGTGCCGGGAGCTGCCGCTGCCGTGCGCGAAGAGCACCACACCGGCCGGCTCCGCCGGCACCAGCAGGTCGGCCGGGAGATCGGCGTCCCCCGCCGGGATCGTCACCGCACTGTCGCGCACGTCCATCTCGCCTCCGTACGTCCTCGGTCGGTCCCCGCCCGGCCGTCGTCGCCTGCCCGGCCATCGTCCCCCGCCCGGCAGGCGGTCGCCTCGGCCCGGGGCAGGCGGGTCGCCCGCCCGACAGTCGTCGCCCGGCCGCATACCCGCCCCTGACGGCGGCAAGCGGCCCCGGCGCACCGGCGTTTGTCGCCGGGGGCCCCGGGTAGGCGATAGGTGACCGCAGACCGTACCGGCGCAACCGCGCCCCGACGGATCGCGAGGATCGCCATGGCGCAGCAGCAGCGGAACCCTCGACAGCAGACCACCGACCGGGACCGGCGGGAACAGGACACCGAACGTGGCCGCGACTGGGCGGACGAAGCGGCCCAGGCGCGCACGGCCGACGATCCGCGGGCGATGGCGCCCCGAGACGCGGCCGGCCGCCCGTCACAGGGCAGGCCGCTCTGACCGGCGCCGCCGGTCGCCATTCAGGGCCGCAAGCCGGCCTGACCGGCACCGCCGGTCGCCCGCACCGGAGTAGGCCACGCTGATCCACGACGCCGGCCCGCCGCCACCGGGCAGGCCACGCTGATCCGATGCCCGTCGGCCGCCGTGACGAAGGCGGGCCCGGCGGGCATCGGTCACGGTTCGTTCTCCGGCAGGCGGAGCAGGGGAGCACGGCCCGGGGCCTGCTCCGGGGCCGGACCGGACACCTCCGCCGGGGGGATCGGCATCGTCACCGGTTCCGCGCCGGTGACCCGGACCGGCTCGTCGTGGTGGCGCAACTCCAGCACGTCGTCCGGCTCGCCGTGACGCAGCGAATACGTGGTCCGGTCCGGCCGGACGTCCACCCGCAGCCGCATTCCGCGCCACTGGAGCGAGAACTCCAGCCGCCCGAGCCGGCTGGACAGCCGGGGCGCGAACGACAGGTTGCCGTCATGGTCGCGCAGCCCGCCGAACCCGGCCACCAGGGCGATCCACGCCCCGGCGAGCGAGGCCATGTGCACGCCGTCGCGGGTGTTCTCGTTGAGGTCGTGCAGGTCCATCAGCGCCGCCTCCCGCAGGTAGACGTGCGCCAACTCCGGGTGGCCCACCTCAGCCGCCAGCACCGACTGGGTGCACGCCGACAGCGACGAGTCGCGCACCGTCCGCCGCTCGTAGTAGAGGAAGTTGCGCAGCTTCTCGTCCGGCGTGAACGCGTCGCCCCGCCAGTGCATGGCCAGGACCAGGTCCGCCTGCTTGACGACCTGCTTGCGGTACAGGTCGAAGTACGGGTAGTGCAGCAGCAGCGGGTACTTCTCCGGCGGCGTGTGCTCGAAGTCCCACTCCTGGAGCCGGGTGAAGCCCTCGACCTGCTCGTGGACGTCGATATCCTCGTCGTACGGGATGTGCATGGACGCCGCCGCGTCCCGCCAGGCGGCTGCTTCCTCGTCGGTCACGCCGAGGTGGAACGCCTCGTCCCGGTAGCGCATCACCGCGTCGGCGGCGGCGACCAGGTTCCGCTGCGCCATCAGGTTGGTGTAGATGTTGTCGTTCTTCACCGCCGTGTACTCGTCGGGGCCGGTGACCCCGTCGATGTGGAACTGGCCGTGCCGGTCGTGGTGGCCCAGCGACCGCCAGAGCCGGGCGGTCTCCACCAGCAACTCCAGCCCGATCTCGCGTTCCAGCTCGGTGTCGCCGGTGACCTGCACGTAGCGTCGCAGCGCGTCGGCGACGCCGGCCGCGATGTGGAAGGCCGCGGTGCCCGCCGGCCAGTACCCCGACGACTCCGGTCCCTCGATGGTGCGCCACGGGAAGGCCGCGCCCTCCAGGTTGAGCGTCCGGGCCCGCTCGTGGGCGGCGGCCAGGGTGCCGTGCCGCCAGTGCAGCGCGTCCCGCACAGCGGCCGGGTGGGTGTAGGTGAGCACCGGCAGGACGAACATCTCGGTGTCCCAGAACGCGTGCCCGTCGTACCCCGGGCCGGTCAGGCCCTTCGCGGCGATCGGCCGCCGCTCCGCCCGGGAGCCGGCCTGGAGTACGTGGAACATGCCGAACCGGACGGCCTGCTGGATCTCAGGGTCGCCCTCCACCACCACGTCGGCGGCGTCCCAGAACTCGTCGAGGTACTCGCGCTGCTCCCGGTGGAGCCCGTCCCAGCCGTCGAGCCGCGCCCCCGTCAGGGCGGCCTCGACCTGGTCGCGCATCGCCGGCAGCGACCGGCGGCTCGACCAGCCGTAGGCGAGGTACTTGACCACGCGCAGCGTCTCGCCGGGCTGGAGCACGCACCCGATCGTGGTACGCACCCAGTCCTCGTACCCCTCGGACTCGATGGTCTTGCGCGCCGGGGCGTACACCTCGTGTTCCATCGCGGCGGCCACCCGCAGCCCGGAGAGCTTGGTCCGGTGGATCAGCAGCCCGCCGTCGGCGGTGGTGAGCTCCTCCTCGGCCTGCAACGGCGACTCCAGCACGGCCGCGACCCGCGGGTCCCGGCTCTGCGCGGGCAGCGTCTCGTTCGCCACCAGCTCCGACTGGAGGATCAGCCGCAGCGGGCCGTCCACCGCCTCCACCTCGTAGTTGATCGCGGCGACGGCGCGTTGGGTGAACGAGACCAGCCGGGTGCTACGGACCTTGACCTCGCGACCGGCCGGGGAGCGCCAGTGCATCTCCCGGTGCAGGGTGCCGGCACGCAGGTCGAGGACCCGTTCGTGGGCGAGGAGTTCGCCGTAGCGGACGTCGAGCGGCTCGTCGTCGACCAGCAGCCGGATCAGCTTGCCGTTGGTCACGTTGACGACCGTCTGGCCGGACTCGGGAAACCCGAAACCAGCCTCCGCGTACGGCAGCGGGCGCAGCTCGTAGAAGGAGTTCAGGTACGTGCCGGGCAGGCCGTGCGGCTCCCCCTCGTCCAGGTTGCCGCGCAGCCCGACGTGCCCGTTGGACAGGGCGAAGACCGACTCGGACTGGGCCAGGACGTCCACGTCCAGTCGCGTCTCCCGGACGTGCCACGGCTCGACCGGATAGGCACGTTCCCGGATCACGCGGGTCCTCCGGTGTCGAGCAGGTCGGCGAGGTCGGTGACGACGACGTCGGCGCCGTGGGCCCGCAGCTCGTCGGCCTGGCCGACCCGGTCCACCCCGACCACGTACCCGAACCCGCCGGCCCGTCCGGCGGCGACCCCGGCGAGGGCGTCCTCGAACACGGCGGCGTCACGTGGGTCGACCCCGAGCAGCCTCGCGCCGGCGAGGAACGTGTCCGGCTCGGGCTTGCCGCGCAGCCCCTCGGCGCGGGCGACGAGCCCGTCCACCCGGGCCTCCAGCAGCGGTTCCAACCCTGCTGCGGCGACCACCTCCCGGCCGTTCGCGCTGGCCGTGACGACTGCCCGGCGCAGGCCGGCGGCGGTGACCGCCTCCAGGTAGGCGACCGATCCGGGGTAGACGTCCACGCCGTGGGTGCGCAGCTGCTCCAGCAGTAGCACGTTCTTG
This window harbors:
- a CDS encoding dienelactone hydrolase family protein, whose amino-acid sequence is MDVRDSAVTIPAGDADLPADLLVPAEPAGVVLFAHGSGSSRHSPRNTAVAHVLNRGALGTVLVDLLTPAEDRVDARTAELRFDIPLLAGRLAAIVDWLAAERPFGAVPIGLFGASTGAAAALVAAAARPELVGAVVSRGGRPDLAGPALGQVRAPTLLLVGGLDEQVITLNEQAQEALPDTAELTVIPGATHLFEEPGTLEQVARRAADWFTTHLSPSH
- a CDS encoding glycoside hydrolase family 65 protein: MIRERAYPVEPWHVRETRLDVDVLAQSESVFALSNGHVGLRGNLDEGEPHGLPGTYLNSFYELRPLPYAEAGFGFPESGQTVVNVTNGKLIRLLVDDEPLDVRYGELLAHERVLDLRAGTLHREMHWRSPAGREVKVRSTRLVSFTQRAVAAINYEVEAVDGPLRLILQSELVANETLPAQSRDPRVAAVLESPLQAEEELTTADGGLLIHRTKLSGLRVAAAMEHEVYAPARKTIESEGYEDWVRTTIGCVLQPGETLRVVKYLAYGWSSRRSLPAMRDQVEAALTGARLDGWDGLHREQREYLDEFWDAADVVVEGDPEIQQAVRFGMFHVLQAGSRAERRPIAAKGLTGPGYDGHAFWDTEMFVLPVLTYTHPAAVRDALHWRHGTLAAAHERARTLNLEGAAFPWRTIEGPESSGYWPAGTAAFHIAAGVADALRRYVQVTGDTELEREIGLELLVETARLWRSLGHHDRHGQFHIDGVTGPDEYTAVKNDNIYTNLMAQRNLVAAADAVMRYRDEAFHLGVTDEEAAAWRDAAASMHIPYDEDIDVHEQVEGFTRLQEWDFEHTPPEKYPLLLHYPYFDLYRKQVVKQADLVLAMHWRGDAFTPDEKLRNFLYYERRTVRDSSLSACTQSVLAAEVGHPELAHVYLREAALMDLHDLNENTRDGVHMASLAGAWIALVAGFGGLRDHDGNLSFAPRLSSRLGRLEFSLQWRGMRLRVDVRPDRTTYSLRHGEPDDVLELRHHDEPVRVTGAEPVTMPIPPAEVSGPAPEQAPGRAPLLRLPENEP
- a CDS encoding HAD family hydrolase, yielding MLGLPAHVTACLFDLDGVLTQTARVHNAAWTETFDGFLRRRAATTGEAFRPFDPGPDYNRHVDGRPRADGVRTFLASRGIVLPEGSPDDPPDADTVNGVGNSKNVLLLEQLRTHGVDVYPGSVAYLEAVTAAGLRRAVVTASANGREVVAAAGLEPLLEARVDGLVARAEGLRGKPEPDTFLAGARLLGVDPRDAAVFEDALAGVAAGRAGGFGYVVGVDRVGQADELRAHGADVVVTDLADLLDTGGPA